In Aliamphritea ceti, a single window of DNA contains:
- a CDS encoding GcvT family protein: protein MTKQLPSSARVVIVGGGVIGCSVAYHLTKLGITDVVLLERKQLTCGTTWHAAGLVPTLRATYNMSMLANYSASLYDTLESETGQATGFVRNGSLTIATNKERLSELKRGASMAKVAGFPCDVINPEQARDLWPLLNIDDVLGAIHLPMDGMASPVDVTQALAKGARMGGAQIIEGVKVLDMKIRDGKAAGVITEQGDIDAEYVVNCAGMWAREFGKKAGVNVPLHGAEHFYVVTENMPNLQHGLPTLRDMDGYCYYKEDAGKLLVGMFEPGAKPWGQDGIPEDFCFDELPEDFEHLEPYLEAAMHRVPELEKTGLQVFFNGPESFTPDDRYHLGEAPELRNYFVAAGFNSVGIQSAGGAGKMLAEWIDKGHAPRDLWDVDIRRNMPFQGTQKYLQERTTETLGLLYETHYPFKQFKTSRGVRRSVLHDQLKAQGAVFGSENGWERANWFANEGQEAEYEYSFGRQNWFDNNRAEHEAVRNSVGVIDQSSFCKYQVEGPDAVSYLNRICSNNIDVAVGRMVYTQWLNDRGGIEADVTVTRLADDRFLVVSGVACQNRDMAWLRSNKPADAMVFFTDMTSAMAVVTVMGPKSRETISKLTRENMSADAFPFASSKEIELGYAIVRASRITYVGELGWELYIPTEFAPSVYDLVMEAGEEFGIRPYGYHTMNSLRMEKCYRHWGHDITDEDTALEAGLGFASDFNKEGGFIGKEALLAQKEAGSLKRRFVAFLFENPEPLCYHEEPIIADGKIVGRTTAGMFCHSMGATVAMGYIENDAGVTKDWLDSVQFEIEVEYERFAVKPSLRSFFDPAMEKIKC, encoded by the coding sequence ATGACTAAACAATTACCTTCTTCTGCGCGCGTTGTCATTGTTGGCGGCGGCGTAATCGGTTGTAGCGTTGCCTACCACCTGACCAAACTGGGCATTACCGATGTAGTATTGCTGGAACGTAAGCAGCTGACCTGTGGTACTACCTGGCATGCTGCCGGCTTAGTGCCAACTTTACGTGCGACTTATAATATGTCGATGCTGGCCAATTACAGTGCCAGCCTGTATGACACTCTGGAATCTGAAACAGGCCAGGCAACTGGCTTTGTTCGCAATGGTTCCCTGACTATTGCAACTAACAAAGAACGTTTATCTGAACTGAAACGCGGCGCGTCTATGGCGAAAGTTGCCGGTTTCCCATGTGATGTTATTAACCCTGAGCAGGCCCGTGATTTGTGGCCACTGCTGAACATTGATGATGTGCTAGGTGCTATCCATCTGCCAATGGATGGTATGGCAAGTCCGGTTGATGTTACCCAGGCGCTGGCTAAAGGTGCCCGTATGGGTGGTGCTCAGATCATTGAAGGCGTGAAAGTGCTGGATATGAAAATCCGTGACGGTAAAGCTGCCGGTGTTATCACCGAACAAGGTGATATCGATGCTGAGTACGTAGTTAACTGTGCCGGAATGTGGGCTCGTGAATTTGGTAAAAAAGCTGGTGTGAACGTACCTCTTCACGGTGCTGAGCACTTTTACGTTGTTACCGAAAATATGCCTAATCTGCAGCATGGTTTACCGACGTTGCGTGATATGGATGGTTACTGCTATTACAAAGAAGATGCCGGTAAATTGTTGGTAGGTATGTTCGAACCTGGTGCTAAGCCATGGGGTCAGGACGGTATTCCGGAAGATTTCTGTTTTGATGAGCTGCCGGAAGATTTTGAGCATTTAGAGCCTTATCTGGAAGCAGCAATGCACCGTGTACCTGAGCTGGAAAAAACTGGTCTACAGGTATTCTTCAACGGGCCGGAATCTTTCACACCGGATGACCGTTATCACCTTGGTGAAGCGCCTGAGCTGCGTAACTACTTTGTTGCGGCAGGTTTTAACTCAGTGGGCATTCAGTCTGCAGGTGGCGCAGGTAAAATGCTGGCTGAGTGGATTGATAAAGGACATGCGCCACGTGATCTGTGGGATGTGGATATTCGTCGTAATATGCCGTTCCAGGGGACTCAAAAGTATTTGCAGGAACGTACTACAGAGACTTTAGGTTTGCTGTACGAAACTCACTATCCGTTCAAACAGTTCAAAACATCCCGTGGCGTGCGTCGTTCTGTGCTGCATGATCAGTTAAAAGCACAGGGTGCAGTATTTGGTTCTGAAAATGGCTGGGAGCGGGCAAACTGGTTTGCTAATGAAGGCCAGGAAGCGGAATACGAATATTCTTTTGGTCGTCAGAACTGGTTCGACAATAACCGTGCAGAGCATGAAGCGGTACGTAACTCAGTAGGCGTTATCGATCAGAGCTCTTTCTGTAAGTATCAGGTTGAAGGTCCGGATGCGGTTAGCTATCTGAACCGTATCTGTTCGAATAACATCGACGTTGCTGTTGGGCGTATGGTTTATACCCAGTGGTTGAATGATCGTGGTGGTATTGAAGCGGATGTAACTGTTACCCGTCTGGCTGATGACCGTTTCCTGGTTGTTTCCGGTGTTGCCTGTCAGAACCGTGATATGGCCTGGTTGCGCAGCAACAAGCCCGCTGATGCCATGGTGTTCTTCACTGATATGACATCTGCTATGGCTGTGGTGACTGTTATGGGGCCTAAGTCACGTGAAACGATCAGTAAGCTGACGCGTGAAAATATGTCTGCTGACGCTTTCCCGTTTGCTTCTTCGAAAGAGATTGAGCTGGGCTACGCAATAGTACGTGCCTCACGTATTACCTATGTAGGTGAGCTGGGCTGGGAACTGTATATCCCAACGGAATTCGCACCAAGTGTTTATGATCTGGTGATGGAAGCCGGCGAAGAGTTCGGTATCCGCCCTTATGGTTACCACACCATGAACTCCCTGCGGATGGAGAAGTGCTACCGTCACTGGGGTCACGACATTACCGATGAAGATACTGCTCTGGAAGCGGGCTTAGGCTTTGCGTCTGACTTCAATAAAGAAGGTGGTTTCATTGGTAAGGAAGCGCTGCTGGCACAGAAAGAAGCGGGTTCGCTGAAGCGTCGTTTTGTCGCTTTCCTGTTCGAGAATCCTGAACCATTGTGTTACCACGAAGAACCGATCATTGCCGATGGCAAGATCGTTGGCCGCACAACAGCCGGTATGTTCTGTCATTCCATGGGTGCGACAGTTGCAATGGGCTACATAGAAAATGATGCTGGTGTGACGAAAGACTGGCTGGATAGCGTTCAGTTCGAGATAGAAGTGGAATACGAGCGCTTCGCTGTTAAACCATCCTTGCGTTCATTCTTTGATCCGGCGATGGAAAAAATTAAATGCTGA
- the purU gene encoding formyltetrahydrofolate deformylase gives MKQTYRLLLDCPDQIGVITRVGKVITDNGGWINEAEHHSDEDSNWFFSRFEIQAETLPFDIHGLREALQPLIDECKMNVRLSDSNKPKRVVIMASKGSHCLSDLLDRWRSGDLNCDIPCVISNHEDMRGLVEWYGIPFHHVVIDKEDKAPGFAEVERLVTDYEGDCVVLARYMQILPQSLCEKLRHQVINIHHSFLPSFIGAKPYHQASRRGVKLIGATCHYVTEQLDEGPIIDQDVVRVSHSDKVADLVRLGKDVEKTVLARGLRDHLEDRVLVHGNKTVVFS, from the coding sequence ATGAAGCAAACGTATCGGTTGTTGCTGGATTGTCCGGACCAGATAGGCGTGATCACTCGGGTCGGTAAAGTGATTACAGATAATGGTGGCTGGATTAATGAAGCTGAGCATCACTCAGATGAAGACAGCAACTGGTTCTTTTCACGCTTTGAAATTCAGGCAGAAACACTGCCTTTTGATATTCATGGATTACGGGAAGCACTGCAGCCGTTAATCGACGAATGCAAAATGAATGTACGTCTGAGTGACAGTAACAAGCCTAAGCGAGTCGTGATCATGGCAAGTAAAGGCAGCCACTGTCTGTCTGACTTGCTGGATCGCTGGCGCAGTGGTGATCTTAACTGTGACATTCCATGTGTTATTTCAAACCATGAAGATATGCGTGGTTTAGTTGAATGGTACGGGATTCCATTTCATCACGTGGTGATCGATAAGGAAGATAAAGCACCAGGCTTTGCTGAAGTTGAGCGTCTGGTTACTGACTATGAAGGTGACTGTGTTGTGCTGGCGCGTTACATGCAGATACTGCCTCAGTCATTGTGTGAAAAGCTACGTCATCAGGTCATTAACATACACCACAGCTTTTTGCCGTCTTTTATTGGTGCCAAACCTTACCATCAGGCATCGCGTCGTGGTGTAAAGCTGATTGGGGCAACTTGTCACTATGTCACTGAACAGTTGGATGAAGGCCCGATTATTGATCAGGATGTTGTCAGAGTAAGTCATAGTGACAAAGTGGCTGATCTGGTTCGGTTGGGCAAAGATGTAGAAAAAACTGTATTAGCGCGCGGTTTGCGTGATCACCTCGAAGACCGGGTTTTGGTGCATGGCAACAAAACTGTTGTTTTCAGCTAG
- a CDS encoding electron transfer flavoprotein subunit alpha/FixB family protein codes for MTILVIAEHDNQQLNVATLNSVRAADELKQAGAGDLHLLVAGSDCSAVSAEAAVVAGVDKVIAMDSAALAQQLAENLAPAVVSLVQAAGYSHVVAASTTMAKNVLPRIAALLDVAQVSDIIEVCAADTFIRPIYAGNALAKVQSSDAVKIVSVRMTAFEAVTATGNQAEVQNLDQASDQGVSRFISEEKSSSERPELASARVIISGGRGMQSGDNFPLLGKVADKIGAAVGASRAAVDAGFVSNDYQVGQTGKIVAPELYIAVGISGAIQHLAGMKDSKVIVAINKDDEAPIFNVADYGLVADLFEALPELEQKL; via the coding sequence ATGACTATTTTGGTAATTGCTGAACACGATAACCAGCAACTAAATGTTGCAACTCTTAATAGTGTACGTGCTGCAGATGAGCTAAAGCAGGCAGGTGCAGGTGATTTACACTTGTTAGTAGCAGGAAGTGACTGTTCTGCCGTTAGTGCTGAAGCAGCTGTTGTTGCCGGTGTAGATAAAGTAATAGCTATGGATTCTGCCGCGCTGGCTCAGCAGTTGGCAGAAAACCTTGCGCCAGCTGTCGTATCACTTGTTCAGGCTGCCGGTTATTCGCATGTCGTTGCAGCTTCCACAACTATGGCAAAGAATGTTCTGCCACGCATTGCTGCTTTGCTGGATGTTGCTCAGGTTTCCGACATTATTGAAGTATGCGCTGCTGATACTTTTATTCGTCCTATTTATGCGGGTAATGCGCTGGCTAAAGTACAAAGCAGTGATGCAGTAAAAATTGTTTCAGTTCGTATGACCGCATTTGAAGCCGTTACTGCTACAGGTAATCAGGCTGAGGTTCAAAATCTGGATCAGGCATCTGATCAGGGCGTATCCCGTTTTATCTCTGAAGAGAAGAGCAGTTCTGAGCGTCCTGAACTCGCTTCTGCCCGGGTAATCATCTCTGGTGGCCGGGGCATGCAAAGCGGCGATAACTTTCCATTACTGGGAAAGGTTGCCGACAAGATTGGTGCGGCTGTTGGTGCTTCCCGTGCAGCGGTTGATGCCGGCTTTGTCTCGAATGATTACCAGGTTGGTCAGACAGGCAAAATTGTTGCACCGGAACTGTATATCGCAGTCGGTATCTCCGGAGCGATTCAGCATCTGGCAGGCATGAAAGACTCAAAAGTAATTGTTGCTATTAATAAGGACGATGAAGCACCGATCTTTAATGTTGCGGATTACGGTCTGGTAGCAGATTTGTTCGAAGCATTACCTGAGCTGGAACAAAAGCTTTAA
- a CDS encoding electron transfer flavoprotein subunit beta/FixA family protein gives MKILVAIKRVVDANVKVRVKPDNSAVDLTNVKMAVNPFCEIAIEEAVRLKEKGIASEVVVVSAGTKDCQEQLRTGLALGADRALQIESDAEIEPLAIAKLLAALVEKEQPGIVLMGKQSIDGENNQTGQMLAALTNMTQGTFASEIEVSGEELLVTREVDGGLQKIGLKLPAVVTTDLRLNEPRYASLPNIMKAKRKPLETITPDELGVDVSPRLTTLEVTMPEERKAGIKVANVGELVEKLTAEAGVL, from the coding sequence ATGAAGATACTGGTCGCGATAAAGCGGGTTGTTGATGCGAACGTAAAGGTTCGTGTGAAACCGGATAATTCTGCTGTGGATCTTACCAATGTAAAGATGGCGGTTAATCCATTTTGTGAAATCGCGATTGAGGAAGCTGTACGTCTCAAAGAAAAAGGCATTGCCAGTGAAGTTGTTGTAGTGAGTGCCGGCACTAAAGATTGCCAGGAGCAGTTACGTACAGGTTTGGCGCTGGGCGCGGACCGTGCTTTACAGATTGAGTCAGATGCTGAAATTGAGCCATTAGCAATCGCTAAATTATTAGCAGCACTGGTTGAGAAAGAGCAGCCAGGTATTGTGTTAATGGGTAAGCAGTCAATTGATGGCGAAAATAACCAGACAGGTCAGATGCTGGCGGCTCTGACTAATATGACGCAGGGGACTTTTGCATCTGAAATTGAAGTGTCTGGTGAAGAGCTGCTGGTTACCCGTGAAGTTGATGGCGGTCTGCAGAAAATCGGCTTGAAGCTACCGGCGGTTGTCACGACTGACTTACGTCTGAACGAACCTCGCTATGCGTCATTGCCAAATATTATGAAAGCTAAGCGTAAGCCTTTAGAGACCATCACACCGGATGAGCTTGGCGTTGATGTATCCCCACGTCTGACGACGCTGGAAGTAACAATGCCGGAGGAACGTAAGGCTGGTATTAAAGTTGCGAACGTAGGTGAATTGGTTGAAAAGTTAACTGCTGAAGCAGGAGTACTGTAA
- a CDS encoding helix-turn-helix domain-containing protein codes for MKQGHKENMESENLRIGKQIRDLRKAKGITLTTMAEKIERSVGYVSQVERGVSALPIPVLQAISEILDVQISWFFHADREAPMDELDYVVRQHNRRSLNFAGTGMREELLSPTLSGQLQMVLSTLEPGSGRQASRRRKSEEAGFVLSGNLELGIGEKVFHLGVGDSFALTGDEPHWLRNMSDDEEVVIVWTLAGANY; via the coding sequence AAAGCGAAAACCTGCGTATAGGTAAGCAGATAAGGGATTTGCGCAAGGCAAAGGGGATCACTCTGACGACCATGGCAGAGAAGATAGAACGCTCTGTTGGATACGTTAGTCAGGTAGAAAGGGGTGTTTCAGCTTTGCCTATTCCGGTTTTACAAGCCATCAGTGAAATTCTCGATGTACAGATTAGCTGGTTCTTTCATGCCGATCGTGAAGCGCCAATGGATGAACTGGATTATGTCGTCAGGCAGCATAACCGGCGCAGTTTGAACTTTGCCGGTACAGGGATGCGCGAAGAGTTATTATCACCGACCCTAAGCGGTCAGTTGCAGATGGTGCTTTCGACTTTAGAACCAGGATCTGGTCGGCAGGCATCCCGTCGTCGAAAGAGTGAAGAGGCCGGATTTGTCCTTTCGGGGAACCTTGAACTGGGAATTGGTGAAAAAGTGTTCCATCTTGGAGTTGGTGACAGCTTTGCGCTGACCGGTGATGAGCCCCATTGGCTGCGAAATATGTCTGATGATGAAGAAGTCGTGATTGTCTGGACATTGGCAGGGGCTAACTATTAA